The Clostridiisalibacter paucivorans DSM 22131 DNA window CGGCTTGTAGAGACCTAATAGCAGCTTCTCTTCCTGCTCCTGGACCTTTAACGTATACTTCTACAGTCTTCAAACCATGTTCCATGGCTTTTTTAGCTGCTGTCTCTGCAGCCATTTGAGCAGCAAAAGGAGTTGATTTTCTTGAACCTCTAAAACCTAACTGTCCTGCGCTGGCCCAAGAGATAGAATTTCCTTGAGTATCTGTCAATGTAACTATAGTGTTATTGAAGGTAGACTGAATATGTGCCTGACCTCTTTCTATATTTTTTCGCTGTTTTCTTTTAACACGCGCTTTTTTTACACCTTTTTTAGCCAACTAGAGTCCCTCCTTTTCCATTTCTATAATCAATTATTTCTTTTTCTTCTTACTTGCTAACCTCTTAGGACCTTTTCTTGTTCTTGCATTATTTTTAGTTCCTTGTCCTCTAACAGGCAATCCTCTTCTATGTCTAATACCTCTATAGCAACCTATCTCTCTAAGTCTTTTGATATTCATTGCTATTTCTCTTCTTAAATCACCTTCAACCATATATTTATCTATAGTTGTTCTCAATTTTGTTACTTCGTCTTCTGTTAGATCTTTAACCCTTGTATCTGGATTCACACCAACATTTTTCAATATTTCGTTTGATCTTGATCTGCCTATACCATATATATAAGTTAATCCAATCTCAACTCTTTTGTCCCTTGGCAAGTCAACACCTGAAATTCTGGCCATTTAACTCTACACCTCCTAATCACTCTGCTATACCTTAAACTTAATCTTAATAAAGCAGCCGCGTCAATAATTATATTATAAATTAGTAATTACATCCATAAAATTTTTGGGATTATCCTTGTTTTTGCTTATGTTTAGGATTTTCACAAATAACCATTACCTTGCCTTTTCTTCTTATTATTTTACATTTTTCACACATTTTTTTTACTGATGGTCTTACCTTCACTGTGATCCCTCCTCGCTACTTCTTTCGCCAGGTTATTCTTCCCCTTGTTAAATCATAAGGAGAAAGTTCTAGTGTTACTTTATCCCCGGGAAGAATTCTAATGAAATTCATCCTTAATTTACCTGAAATATGAGCTAATATTTCATGATCATTTTCTAACTTAACTCTAAACATTGTATTAGGTAGGGCCTCAACAACAGTACCTTCTACCTCGATAACATCTTTTTTGGACATTAGGTTATCTAACCTCCATTCCTTTTATTGTAACTTGCTCTCAACAGCAGACAACATTTTTCTTATAAAAGCATTATTAATCTTGATCTTCTTCTCAAGCCTCTGCCTCAACTCTTCAATCCTATAATTATAGACTACAAGATGTTTAATTTTTTTCTTTTTTGGTGTGTCTAATTTCCTCATATCTCCGTCTACTAATAAGACATATCTATCATCTATAACATTTATAACAACAAAAAATTTATTCTTATCTCTGCCGGCCTTGGACCTAACTACTTGACCTATACCTATTCCTTCAGTAGTTTCCACGGTCTTCACCTCTCAATAATTGTCAGAATCTCTGGTTCATCCTCAGTTATAACTATAGTATTCTCGTAATGGGCAGATACTTTATTATCAGCAGTAACTACCGTCCAATTGTCTTCAAGTACATCTACATGATAAGCACCAGCATTTACCATGGGCTCAATAGCAAGAACCATTCCTGGTTTTAACCTTGGACCCCTTCCCGGAGGACCAAAATTAGGTATTTGTGGGTCTTCATGCATCTTTTGTCCTATGCCATGCCCAACATAATCTCTAACTATAGAAAAACCATTATCTTCAACATATTTTTGTATAGCATTAGATATGTCTGATAGCCTATAACCTACTTTTGCATATTTTAGACCTTGAAAAAAAGATTCTTTCGTTACATCAACTAGTTCTTGATGTTCTTCAGATATATTTCCAATGCCATAGGTTCTTGCAGCATCTCCGTAATACCCATTTAATATAACACCAGTATCTATACTTACTATATCCCCATCATTTATAACCCTAGGCCCTGGTATCCCATGAACTACTTCCTGATTTATAGAAATACATATAGAACCTGGAAATCCTCCATACCCTTTAAATGCTGGAAGGGCTCCATTCTTTCTTATAAAGTCCTCAGCTATTTCATCAAGTTTCTTTGTGGTTATACCAGGTTTTATAAAATCTTTTAGATAAAAATGAGTTTCTGCAGTAAGCTTACCTGCATCTCTCATTTTATCTACTTCCCTAGGAGTTTTGATAATTATCATTATGCATCGCTCTCCAATCTATTGACAATATCCTCAAATACCTTCTCTATATCTTGAGCACCATCAATGTCTAACACGATTCCTTTTTTATTATAGTAATCTATTAGGGGTCTAGTCTGTTCTTGATATACTTCTATTCTCTTTGTAACAGTTTCAGCAGTATCATCATCTCTTTGATAAAGATCTCCACCGCATACATCACATACGCCTTCTTTTTTAGGTGGATTAAACTTAGTATGGAAAGTAGCACCACAGTCTTTGCATATTCTTCTACCTACAGCCCTCTCTATTAAGGCTTCTTTAGGCACATCAATATTAATAACATTATCTAAACTGTGACCAAGATTGCTAAGTTCTTTATCCAACGCATCGGCCTGTGCAACAGTTCTAGGAAAACCGTCCAATAAGAATCCCTTTTTACAATCATCTTCTGTTAATCTATCCTTTACAATGGCAACCACTAATTCATCAGGAACTAATAGTCCTTTATCCATATATTCCTTAGCCTTTTTTCCTAAATCTGTACCCTCTTTTATATTCTTTCTAAATATATCTCCTGTTGATATATGAGGGATATCATATTTTTTAATTATACCTGAAGCTTGGGTTCCTTTCCCAGCTCCAGGTGGTCCAAGCAATATAAGTCTCACTATAATCATCTCCTTATGGAGTTTTTTTAATACCTATTGGACTAATCTATTTTAAAAATCCTTTATAATGTCTCATCATCATCTGTGACTCTATTTGCTTCATAGTTTCAAGGGCAACCCCAACAACTATTAACAATGCTGTTCCTCCAAAACCAATATTTAAATTTGTAAATGAAAAAATCAATGTTGGTATTGAAGCTATAAGGGCCAAAGCTAATGCACCCACTAGGGTAATCCTTGAAAGTACTCTATTCAAATAATCAGCAGTGGGTTTCCCCGGTCTTATTCCTGGTATGAATCCACCATACTGTTTAAGATTATTAGCATATTCTACAGGATTAAACTGTATTGCTGTATAAAAATAAGTGAAGAATATTATCAGCAAAATATTTAGTATAGAATAAATCCATACTCCAGGATTTCCATTTGGTGAAAAATACTTAGAAACAACCTCTGCAAATTTACCATCAAAGAAAAATACTAATGTTTGAGGGAATGCCAACAATGACGTAGAGAATATTACTGGAATAACTCCAGCCATCAATACCTTCAATGGTATATGTGTATTTTGTCCCCCATACATTTTCCTTCCAACGACTCTTTTAGCGTACTGAACAGGTATTCTTCTCTGTCCTTCTTGTATAGCAACTACACCTGCAATTATAATAGTTGCTATTATAAGAAATAGTAGAATCTCAATTATACTAACATTACCTGTCTTGTATAATCCAAAAACTTGCATTATCCCAGCTGGTACTCTAGAAACTATACCTGTAAATATAATCAAAGATATTCCATTACCAATACCATATTCAGTAATCTGCTCACCTAACCACATAAGGAAGGCAGTACCTGCAGTAAGAACAATAACCACAGTAGCCATTGATAATCCACTTTGATGTATTATGGCATTTCTAAAAAGACCAACACTAATACCTATTGCTTGAATAAGAGCAAATATTACAGTACCATATCTTGTATATTGAGCAATCTTTTTTCTTCCCTCTTCTCCTTCTCTAGCAAGGGCTTCAAGCCTAGGTATAGCTATAGTTAAAAGCTGCATTATAATGGAAGCTGTAATATATGGATATATATTCAATGCAAATATAGTCATCTGCTTAAAGGCTCCACCAGCCATTAAATCTATAAATCCAAGTATTCCGCCTCCGCCACCTTCAAACATTTCAGCTATAACCTTTTTATCTATAAATGGTACTGGTATATTGGCTCCTAGTCTAAATACTACTAGCATCATAAGTGTAAATAAAATTCTTTTTCTTAAATCTGGGATCTTCCAAGCATTTTTTAAAGTTGATAACACTTTAAATCACCTCTGCCTTTCCCCCGGTGGCCTCTATCTTCTCTGCTGCACTTTTTGTGAATTTATGGGCTTTTACGGTTAACTTTTTGTCTAAGCTTCCATCGCCAAGAATCTTAACTCCGTCTTGTATTTTGCTTATAACACCTGTTTCCTTTAAAAGCTCTGGAGTAACCAATGTATTTTCTTCAAATCTATTTAAATCTTTAATATTAACTGTGGAATATTTTTTAGCAAATATATTAGTAAACCCTCTTTTTGGTAATCTTCTATACAAAGGCATTTGACCACCTTCAAATCCAGGCCTTACTCCTCCACCTGAACGAGAGTTTTGTCCATTTTCGCCCCTACCAGCTGTTTTTCCTTGACCTGTAGCAGTACCTCTACCTAGTCTTTTTCTATTCTTTGTACTTCCAGCATTGGGTTTTAATTCATGTAATTTCATGGTTGCACCTCCTTCGGAATTACATTATTCTATTACTTCAACCATATGATTTACTTTTTCAATCATACCTCTTATCTGAGGAGTATCTTCTTTTTCAACTATTTGACCAATTTTCCTTAGTCCTAATGCTTCTATAGTTCTTCTTTGTTTTTCATTTTTTCCAATTTTACTTCTAACTAGTTTAACATTAATCTTAGCCAAGGTGTTCCCCCCTAACCTATTATTTCTTCAACTGATTTTCCTCTTAATTTAGCAACATCTTCTGCTTTCTTAAGACTGGCTAACCCTTCCATAACGGCATCAACCATATTTCTTGGATTATTAGAGCCTAAAGATTTAGTTCTTATGTCTCTAACTCCAGCTAATTCTAGAACTGCACGAACAGGTCCTCCAGCAATAACTCCAGTACCTGGTTGAGCTGGTTTTAAAAGAACACTACCTGCTCCAAAATTTCCTACTATTTCATGAGGTATGGTTGCATCAATAAGGGGTACTTTTATTAAATGCTTCTTAGCATCTTGTATTGCCTTCTTTATAGCATCTGGAATCTCTATAGCCTTTGACATACCAACTCCAACATGACCATTTTCATCTCCAACTACTACTAGGGCACTAAATCTAAAGTTTCTACCACCTTTTACAACCTTAGTTACACGATTTATATTAACAACTCTTTCTTTTAAATCTAATTCATTTGCATCAATACGTCCACGTTGCATTTATTCCCCTCCTTTTCTAAAAGTTTAATCCGCCATCCCTAGCTCCTTCAGCAAGTTCCTTAACTCTACCATGATAAATATATCCACCTCTATCAAATATAACAGTTTCGATTCCTTTTTCCACTGCTTTCTTTGCTACAGCTTCTCCAACTTTCCTAGCCGCTTCTTTATTTCCAGTGCTTTCAACACTTTCTTTTATTTTGTTATCCAAAGTTGAAGCTGATGCTAAAGTATTACCATTTATATCATCTATAATTTGTGCATATATATGGTTTAGGCTTCTATATACATTTAATCTAGGTCTTTCAGGAGTTCCTTGAATTTTATTTCTAGCCCTTAAATGTCTTTTTTGTCTCTTTTTATTTTTATTAACTTTTTTAAGCACCCTTATTCACTCCTTTCCTACTACTTAGCAGTCTTTCCTTCCTTACGTCTTACTACTTCATTTTCATATCTTATACCTTTACCTTTATATGGCTCAGGTCTTCTTAGGTCTCTTATAACTGCTGCATAGTTTCCTACCTTTTGTTTATCTATTCCTTTAACTATAACCTTTGTGTTAGAAGGAACTTCTGTTTGTATTCCATCTGGATCTTCCATCTCTACTGGATGAGAAAAACCTAAGTTTAATACTAGCTTTTTCCCTTGTTTTTGTGCACGATATCCTACACCTATTATTTCTAAAGTCTTTTCATATCCTTTAGAAACACCTTCAAGCATATTGTACAATAAAGTTCTAGTTAATCCATGTAAAGATTTATGTCTCTTATTTTCAGTTGGTCTATTTACAGTGATTTCATTATTCTCTATTTTAATTTCCATATCTTTATCTAATTGTTGCTCTAACTGACCTTTAGGTCCCTTAACTACTACATAGTTTTTATCATCTATTTTAACATCTATCCCATTAGGCACTTCTATGGGCTTAATACCTATTCTTGACATGTTTACACCTCCTGTTTCCTAGATGATAGATAATATATTACCATACATAACAAAGAACTTCTCCACCAACATTATTGCTTCTAGCACTTTTATCAGTCATTATACCTTTAGAAGTTGATAAAATTGCTATTCCTAACCCACCAAGCACTCTTGGTATTTCGTTATTTTTTGCATATACCCTTAATCCTGGTTTAGAAATTCTTTTTAAGCCACCTATTACCTTTTCATCATTTTTACCGTACTTAAGTTGAACTCTTATAATACCTTGCTTACCATCATCTATAACATCAAATCCCTTTATGAAACCTTCTTCTAAAAGAATATTTGCCAAGGATTTTTTTATGTTTGAAGCTGGAATATCTACTTTTTCATGTTTTGCATTATTACTGTTTCTAATCCTCGTTAACATATCTGCAATTGGATCAGTCATAACCATAAGAGCTACCTCCTTCCTATAACATTTATCCTACCAGCTGGCTTTTCTTACTCCTGGTATTTGACCTTTATATGCTAATTCTCTGAAGCATATACGGCAAACACCATATTTTCTCAAATAACCATGAGGTCTTCCACATATCTTACATCTATTATAAGCTCTAGTGCTGTACTTAGCTTTTTTTTGTTGCTTTAACTTCATTGACTTCTTTGCCACATTATTCCCTCCTCATTATTTTTTAAAGGGCATTCCCATTAGCGCTAAAAATTCTCTAGCCTCTTCATCTGTTTCAGCAGTAGTAACTATTATTATGTCCATACCTTTTATTCTGTCTATTTTATCATATTCTATTTCAGGAAATATTAATTGTTCCTTTACACCCAATGCATAGTTTCCTCTTCCGTCAAAGGCTGTTGAAGAAACACCTCTAAAATCTCTAACTCTAGGTAAAGCTATATTCATAAATTTATCTAAGAAGCTATACATTTTTTCTCCTCTTAGAGTCACTTTACATCCTACTGGCATACCTTCTCTGATTTTAAAATTAGAAACTGATTTTTTAGCTTTGGTTATAACTGGCTTTTGTCCAGCAATTATAGCCATTTCTTCTATAGCAGATTCCAAAAGTTTGGCGTTTTCTTTCGCTTCTCCTACGCCCATATTGATTGTTACTTTTTCAATCTTTGGAACCTCCATCATATTCTTATATTTAAATTTCTCCATAAGAGCCGGAGCTACTTCGCTAACGTATTTTTCTTTAAGTCGTGATATCACTTTTTAAACCTCCTTTCAACAGGGCTTTTAGTCTAATACTTCCCCACACTTAGAACAAACCCTTACTTTGTCACCATTGTCTAGAAATTTATGTCCAACTCTAACACCTTGTTTATCCTTACTACAATAAAGCATAACATTAGAAATATCTATAGATCCTTCCTGGTGAACTATTCCACCTTGCTGAAGTTGTTGGTTTGCTCTCTGATGTTTAGTTAACATGTTTACACCTTCAACTAAAACTCTATTTTTCTTAGGAAATGCTTGAAGCACTTTACCTTTTTTTCCTTTATCTTTACCAGCAATTACAACTACTGTATCACCTTTTTTTATATGCATTATTTACACCTCCTCTTATAACACTTCAGGTGCTAAAGATATAATCTTCATGAAGTTTCCATCTCTTAATTCTCTAGTTACAGGACCAAATATACGAGTTCCTGTAGGTTGTTTATCATCTTTTACAATTACAGCTGCATTTTCATCGAATTTGATATAACTTCCATCTTTTCTTCTTAGTCCTCTTTTGCTTCTTACTATAACAGCTTTAACTACGTCACCTTTTTTTACAACACCACCAGGCGTTGCACTTTTGACAGAAGCTACTATTACATCTCCAATATTAGCATATCTCCTCTTGGTTCCGCCCAAAACCTTTATACATAGTAATTCCCTAGCTCCAGAATTATCAGCTACTTTTAATCGAGACTCAGCTTGAATCATATTGTTAACCTCCCTTCATTAAACACAAGGATTATTTTGCTCTTTCAATTATATTAACTAATCTCCATCTCTTTTGTTTACTTAATGGTCTTGTTTCCATTATTTTTACTCTATCTCCTGTATTGGCTTCATTTTTTTCATCATGGGCTTTAAATTTTGTAGTCTTTTTCATCTGCTTTCCATATAAAGGATGAGAGACAAATGTTTCAACAGCAACAACCACAGTCTTATCCATCTTGTCACTTACCACTCGACCTATTCTTACTTTTCTATTTCCTCTGTCCATTTAAACAGCCCTCCTTCCTATAACTGCTAAGCATTCAGTTTATTTATTTCTCGTTCTCTAACTACAGTTTTCACTCTAGCTATATCTTTTCTTACCATCTTTATTCTCATTGGATTGTCAAGCTGCCCAGTAGCCAGTTGAAATCTCAAATTAAACAATTCTGCCTTTAACTCTGATAGCCTATTATCTAGTTCTTGAGCAGTTAAATCTCTTAATTCACTAGCTTTCATTAGCTTCACCACCCTTTTCTACTCCCTCTTCACGTGTCACAAATTTACATTTTATTGGTAGTTTGTGAGCAGCCAATCTCATAGCCTCTCTAGCCAATTCCTCTGATATGCCACCCATTTCAAATAATACTCTTCCAGGTTTAACTACTGATACCCAGTATTCTGGTGATCCTTTACCTTTACCCATACGAGTCTCAGCTGGTTGTGATGTTACAGGCTTATCAGGGAATATTTTAATCCAAATCTTTCCACCTCTTTTGATATGCCTTGTCATAGCCCTTCTGGCTGCCTCTATTTGATTTGAAGTTATCCATGCTGGTTCCATAGCTTGTAAACCAAATTCACCATAGGATATTTTATTTCCTCGAGTAGCCTTACCCTTCATTCTACCTCTCTGTTGCTTACGATGCTTTACTCTCTTAGGCATTAACATAACCTATTCCTCCTTCCTTAAAGAATTCAGTTCTATTTATTCTTTCCGTTTTGTTCTTTTTGGTCTTCTTTAACCGGAAGAACCTCTCCTTTATATATCCAAACCTTAACTCCTATTTTTCCATAAGTTGTATCTGCTTCAGCAAATCCATAATCAATATCTGCTCTAAGTGTTTGCAAAGGTATTGTTCCCTCACTATATCCTTCTGTTCTAGCCATATCAGCACCATTTAATCTTCCAGACACAGCTGTCTTTACACCCTTAGCACCTGATCTCATTGCCCTTTGGATAGATTGTTTCATTGCCCTTCTAAAAGAAACCCTTCTTTCAAGCTGTCCTGCGATATTTTCAGCTACTAATTGAGCATCTTTTTCAGGAACCTTTACTTCTTCAACATTTACTATTATATTTTTACCTGTCATTTTTTCCAATTCTTTTCTCAATGCTTCTACTCCAGATCCACCTTTTCCAATTACCATGCCTGGTTTTGCAGTATATACATTAAGTTTAACTCTATTCGCTGCTCTCTCTATCTCTATTTTAGAAATTCCAGATATCTTCAACTTATTTTTTACATATTTACGAATATCATGGTCTTCAATAAGATAGTCTGAGAAATTTTTCTTGTCAGCATACCATTTTGAATCCCAATCTTTTATGATGCCAACTCTCAATCCATGTGGATTAACTTTTTGACCCATTTATTGCCCTCCTTCTCTACTCTCTCTCTTGTAAAACTACTCCTACATGACTTGTTCTCTTCTTTATCTGAAAAGCTCTACCTTGTGCCCTTGGTCTCCATCTCTTTAGAACCGGTCCTTGATTGGCGTAAACTTGAGCTACATATAAATTGTCTCTGTCCATGCTAAAATTATTTTCAGCATTGGCAAGGGCTGATTGAACTACCTTTTCTAAAACTTCCGCTCCTTTTTTAGGAGTAAACTTCAAAATAGCAAGGGCCTCGTCAACTGATTTACCCCTTACAAGATCGGCAACTATTTTAACTTTTCTGGGTGATATACGAATATATTTAGCCACAGCTTTAGCTTCCACCTATATTCCCTCCTTCTTTAGATACTTCTTTATTAAAACATAACAAAGTATATTTTCTACTTTAATGCAGTTGATCGCTCTGTATGATCTCCATGTCCCTTAAATGTTCTAGTAGGTGCAAACTCTCCCAATTTATGACCCACCATATCTTCAGTTATATAAACTGGCACATGTTTCCTACCATCATAAACAGCTATGGTATGACCAACCATTTGTGGGAAAATTGTGGATCTACGAGACCAAGTTTTAATAACCTTTTTTTCATTTTCTTTATTTAATTCTTCAACTTTTTTCATAAGATGGTCATCACAAAATGGCCCTTTCTTTAATGATCTACCCATTAATGCTCCTCCTTTCAACTGGAAATGCTTCTATACTCAGGCTACATACCTATTATTTTTTCTTTCTTCTTCTAATAATAAATTTATCTGATTTCTTATTCTTCTTACGAGTTTTATATCCCAAAGTTGGTTTGCCCCATGGACTCACAGGAGACGGTCTACCAATTGGAGCTCTACCTTCACCACCACCATGTGGATGGTCGTTAGGATTCATTACACTACCTCTTACAGTAGGTCTAATACCCATATTCCTCTTTTTACCTGCTTTACCTACAGTTATATTTTCATGGTCTATATTACCAACTTGACCTATAGTAGCTCTACATTCAAGTCTTACCATTCTCACTTCTCCTGAAGGCAATTTAATTTGAGCATATTTACCCTCTTTAGCCATAAGTTGAGCCGAATTCCCTGCTGATCTTACCAATTGTCCACCTTTTCCAGCTTTTAACTCAATATTATGAATCATTGTACCTACAGGTATATTTTTAAGAGGCAACGCATTACCCAATTTAATATCTGCATTGACACCAGATTCAATAATATCTCCAACAGCTATTTTATTTGGTGCTAATATATATCTCTTTTCTCCGTCTCTATAGACAATAAGTGCAATATTAGCAGTTCTATTAGGATCATACTCTACAGCTTCAACGCGTCCTGGTATTCCATCTTTGTTCCTTTTAAAATCTATTATTCTATATTTTTGTTTATTTCCACCGCCTCTATGGCGAATAGTTATCTTCCCATGAGCATTTCTACCAGCATTCTTCTTTTTAGGAGCCAAAAGTGACTTTTCCGGCTCTTTTTTAGTAATTTCTTCAAAGGTTGAAACGGTCATCTGTCTCAGTGCTGGAGAAGTTGGTTTATATTTCTTAATACCCATTATGATTCCCTCCTTTTAACATACTAAACTACAATTACATTCCTTCAAAGAACTCAATGCCTTTGCTATCTTCTGTCAATTGTACAATAGCCTTCTTCCAACTGGGTCTTCTTCCAATATTCATTCCCATTCTTTTTAATTTACCCTTCATATTCATAGTATTAACCTTAGCTACCTTTACACCAAAAACATGCTCAACGGCATTTTTAATTTCTGTTTTATTCGCCCTTTTATCTACAACAAAAGTATATTTGCCCTCAGCCATATCGTTCATACTTTGTTCAGTTATAACAGGCTTTCTTATTATATCGTGTAGGTTACGCATTATGCATACACCTCCTCCACTTTTGTTACAGCATCTTTAGTAATGATAAAAGTATCATACTTTAAAACATCATATACATTCAATGAATTTATAAGTGTTGTTTCAACACCTGGTATATTCTTAGCTGATTTCATGATATTCTCATCTTTTTCAGCCATTACTATGAGGGCTTTTTTAGTAGAATTTAAGTTTTTCAATATATTGGCCATATCCTTAGTCTTAGGATTCTCCATCTTAAATTCGTCCAATACTACAATCTCATCATTTAATACTTTAGAACTCAAAGCAGACTTCATTGCAAGCCTTCTAACTTTCTTAGGTAAAGTATATCTATAATCTCTTGGTTTTGGAGCAAACACAACTCCACCACCAGTCCATTGTGGAGATCTTATACTTCCTTGTCTAGCTCTACCAGTTCCTTTTTGTCTCCATGGCTTTCTTCCGCCACCTCTTACTTCTGACCTTGTCTTTGCAGATTGTGTACCTTGTCTTTGATTAGCAAGATAATTCTTCACAGATTCATGCAAAACATGTTTATTAACTTTAACACCAAATACAGCATCTGTTAATTCTATATCTCCAACCTGTTGTCCAGATACATTATATAAAGCTACTTTAGGCATATTATATCCTCCTTTCTATAAAACTTACTTAGAAACTTTTACTGTGTCTTTTATAGTTATTAATCCGCCCTTAGGTCCAGGCACAGCACCTTTTATTAATAATAAATTCTTTTCAACATCTATTTT harbors:
- the rpsK gene encoding 30S ribosomal protein S11 codes for the protein MAKKGVKKARVKRKQRKNIERGQAHIQSTFNNTIVTLTDTQGNSISWASAGQLGFRGSRKSTPFAAQMAAETAAKKAMEHGLKTVEVYVKGPGAGREAAIRSLQAAGLEVNLIKDVTPIPHNGCRPPKRRRV
- the rpsM gene encoding 30S ribosomal protein S13 is translated as MARISGVDLPRDKRVEIGLTYIYGIGRSRSNEILKNVGVNPDTRVKDLTEDEVTKLRTTIDKYMVEGDLRREIAMNIKRLREIGCYRGIRHRRGLPVRGQGTKNNARTRKGPKRLASKKKKK
- the rpmJ gene encoding 50S ribosomal protein L36, which encodes MKVRPSVKKMCEKCKIIRRKGKVMVICENPKHKQKQG
- the infA gene encoding translation initiation factor IF-1 — translated: MSKKDVIEVEGTVVEALPNTMFRVKLENDHEILAHISGKLRMNFIRILPGDKVTLELSPYDLTRGRITWRKK
- a CDS encoding KOW domain-containing RNA-binding protein, encoding METTEGIGIGQVVRSKAGRDKNKFFVVINVIDDRYVLLVDGDMRKLDTPKKKKIKHLVVYNYRIEELRQRLEKKIKINNAFIRKMLSAVESKLQ
- the map gene encoding type I methionyl aminopeptidase, encoding MIIIKTPREVDKMRDAGKLTAETHFYLKDFIKPGITTKKLDEIAEDFIRKNGALPAFKGYGGFPGSICISINQEVVHGIPGPRVINDGDIVSIDTGVILNGYYGDAARTYGIGNISEEHQELVDVTKESFFQGLKYAKVGYRLSDISNAIQKYVEDNGFSIVRDYVGHGIGQKMHEDPQIPNFGPPGRGPRLKPGMVLAIEPMVNAGAYHVDVLEDNWTVVTADNKVSAHYENTIVITEDEPEILTIIER
- a CDS encoding adenylate kinase, with the translated sequence MRLILLGPPGAGKGTQASGIIKKYDIPHISTGDIFRKNIKEGTDLGKKAKEYMDKGLLVPDELVVAIVKDRLTEDDCKKGFLLDGFPRTVAQADALDKELSNLGHSLDNVINIDVPKEALIERAVGRRICKDCGATFHTKFNPPKKEGVCDVCGGDLYQRDDDTAETVTKRIEVYQEQTRPLIDYYNKKGIVLDIDGAQDIEKVFEDIVNRLESDA
- the secY gene encoding preprotein translocase subunit SecY codes for the protein MLSTLKNAWKIPDLRKRILFTLMMLVVFRLGANIPVPFIDKKVIAEMFEGGGGGILGFIDLMAGGAFKQMTIFALNIYPYITASIIMQLLTIAIPRLEALAREGEEGRKKIAQYTRYGTVIFALIQAIGISVGLFRNAIIHQSGLSMATVVIVLTAGTAFLMWLGEQITEYGIGNGISLIIFTGIVSRVPAGIMQVFGLYKTGNVSIIEILLFLIIATIIIAGVVAIQEGQRRIPVQYAKRVVGRKMYGGQNTHIPLKVLMAGVIPVIFSTSLLAFPQTLVFFFDGKFAEVVSKYFSPNGNPGVWIYSILNILLIIFFTYFYTAIQFNPVEYANNLKQYGGFIPGIRPGKPTADYLNRVLSRITLVGALALALIASIPTLIFSFTNLNIGFGGTALLIVVGVALETMKQIESQMMMRHYKGFLK
- the rplO gene encoding 50S ribosomal protein L15, which codes for MKLHELKPNAGSTKNRKRLGRGTATGQGKTAGRGENGQNSRSGGGVRPGFEGGQMPLYRRLPKRGFTNIFAKKYSTVNIKDLNRFEENTLVTPELLKETGVISKIQDGVKILGDGSLDKKLTVKAHKFTKSAAEKIEATGGKAEVI
- the rpmD gene encoding 50S ribosomal protein L30 produces the protein MAKINVKLVRSKIGKNEKQRRTIEALGLRKIGQIVEKEDTPQIRGMIEKVNHMVEVIE
- the rpsE gene encoding 30S ribosomal protein S5, giving the protein MQRGRIDANELDLKERVVNINRVTKVVKGGRNFRFSALVVVGDENGHVGVGMSKAIEIPDAIKKAIQDAKKHLIKVPLIDATIPHEIVGNFGAGSVLLKPAQPGTGVIAGGPVRAVLELAGVRDIRTKSLGSNNPRNMVDAVMEGLASLKKAEDVAKLRGKSVEEIIG
- the rplR gene encoding 50S ribosomal protein L18 — its product is MLKKVNKNKKRQKRHLRARNKIQGTPERPRLNVYRSLNHIYAQIIDDINGNTLASASTLDNKIKESVESTGNKEAARKVGEAVAKKAVEKGIETVIFDRGGYIYHGRVKELAEGARDGGLNF
- the rplF gene encoding 50S ribosomal protein L6; its protein translation is MSRIGIKPIEVPNGIDVKIDDKNYVVVKGPKGQLEQQLDKDMEIKIENNEITVNRPTENKRHKSLHGLTRTLLYNMLEGVSKGYEKTLEIIGVGYRAQKQGKKLVLNLGFSHPVEMEDPDGIQTEVPSNTKVIVKGIDKQKVGNYAAVIRDLRRPEPYKGKGIRYENEVVRRKEGKTAK
- the rpsH gene encoding 30S ribosomal protein S8; the protein is MVMTDPIADMLTRIRNSNNAKHEKVDIPASNIKKSLANILLEEGFIKGFDVIDDGKQGIIRVQLKYGKNDEKVIGGLKRISKPGLRVYAKNNEIPRVLGGLGIAILSTSKGIMTDKSARSNNVGGEVLCYVW
- a CDS encoding type Z 30S ribosomal protein S14, which encodes MAKKSMKLKQQKKAKYSTRAYNRCKICGRPHGYLRKYGVCRICFRELAYKGQIPGVRKASW
- the rplE gene encoding 50S ribosomal protein L5 is translated as MISRLKEKYVSEVAPALMEKFKYKNMMEVPKIEKVTINMGVGEAKENAKLLESAIEEMAIIAGQKPVITKAKKSVSNFKIREGMPVGCKVTLRGEKMYSFLDKFMNIALPRVRDFRGVSSTAFDGRGNYALGVKEQLIFPEIEYDKIDRIKGMDIIIVTTAETDEEAREFLALMGMPFKK